A genomic segment from Gossypium hirsutum isolate 1008001.06 chromosome D04, Gossypium_hirsutum_v2.1, whole genome shotgun sequence encodes:
- the LOC107937626 gene encoding uncharacterized protein yields the protein MECNKDEALRAKEIAERKVTEKDYNGAKKFALKAQNLYPGLDGVAQMLTTLDVYISAENKVSGEADWYGVLGLNPSADDELVRKQYRKLALILHPDKNKSVGADGAFKLVSEAWGLLSDRSKRLAYNQKINFRGTQQKFPVQSGLSSVPPRANGSHSSSSNLASNVRTRNSHSQVGQTSFASNKKPATFWTVCNRCKTQYEYLRIYLNQTLLCPNCHEAFLALEKAPPPNVYRSSNWSAQQQSSGNHAANNNLFNHGTNSSSSQNSVHDGSFWKSQERVKREHEEALKAEKLLKKRKDDIHGNGYVGNMASQTAMGNVPGSGNTFESRSVFEKGSIYGYSGNYNKPITERELSLFEIRNMLIHKAQNVIRNKLKEWRSATEVRTADKVKVKVRGKENRKQRSMANGDGHDTNNEYHGKQSLPASSPDVSDAGTASLTINVPDPDFHNFDLGRSENSFEEDQVWAAYDNDDGMPRFYARIHKVISLKPFKMKISWLNSRSNSEFGFLDWIGSGFTKTCGEFRSGRHEISETLNYFSHKVQWTKGTRGVIRIFPRKGDVWALYRNWSPDWNEHTPNEVIHKYDMVEVLDDYNGEQGVSVVPLVKVTGFTTVFHKHMDPKEVRRIPRGEMFRFSHQVPNYLLTGREAHNAPMGCRELDPAATPLELLEVINEANETSVEDNSLKSDKESLKSARELAADGQGEMVDENAREG from the coding sequence ATGGAGTGTAACAAAGATGAGGCACTCAGGGCAAAGGAAATTGCCGAAAGGAAGGTTACGGAGAAGGATTACAATGGAGCTAAAAAGTTCGCTTTGAAGGCTCAAAATTTGTATCCTGGGCTTGATGGTGTTGCTCAGATGTTGACAACACTAGATGTGTATATTTCTGCAGAGAATAAAGTAAGTGGAGAGGCAGATTGGTATGGTGTGCTAGGGTTGAACCCATCTGCAGATGATGAGCTTGTGAGAAAACAATACAGAAAGCTGGCTCTTATACTTCACCCAGATAAAAACAAGTCGGTAGGTGCAGATGGTGCTTTTAAGCTTGTTTCTGAGGCCTGGGGCTTATTATCAGATAGGTCTAAGAGGTTGGCATATAACCAGAAGATAAATTTTAGGGGAACTCAACAGAAATTTCCTGTACAGAGTGGGCTTTCATCAGTGCCACCTAGGGCAAATGGCTCTCACAGTTCTAGTTCTAACCTTGCGTCAAATGTTAGGACTCGGAACAGTCATAGCCAAGTTGGTCAAACCTCATTTGCTTCTAATAAAAAGCCTGCTACCTTTTGGACTGTTTGCAATAGATGCAAGACACAGTATGAATACCTCAGgatttacctgaatcaaacactTCTATGCCCTAATTGTCATGAGGCCTTTTTGGCTTTAGAAAAGGCACCTCCCCCAAATGTTTACAGGTCATCAAATTGGTCCGCACAACAGCAGTCTTCAGGGAATCATGCTGCAAATAATAATCTATTTAACCATGGAACAAATTCTTCCAGTTCTCAGAATTCAGTACATGATGGAAGTTTCTGGAAGAGTCAAGAGAGAGTGAAAAGGGAGCATGAAGAAGCTCTTAAAGCGGAGAAACTCCTGAAGAAGAGAAAAGATGATATTCACGGTAATGGTTATGTAGGTAACATGGCAAGTCAAACAGCCATGGGAAATGTACCTGGCTCGGGTAACACATTTGAATCTAGGAGTGTTTTCGAAAAAGGAAGTATCTATGGGTACTCTGGAAATTATAACAAGCCCATCACTGAGAGAGAATTGTCATTGTTTGAAATTCGAAACATGCTGATTCACAAGGCACAGAATGTTATTCGTAATAAGCTTAAGGAGTGGAGATCAGCAACTGAAGTCAGAACTGCTGACAAAGTTAAAGTGAAGGTCAGAGGGAAAGAAAATAGGAAACAGAGGAGCATGGCAAATGGAGATGGACATGATACCAATAACGAATATCATGGCAAGCAGTCTCTTCCTGCCTCTTCTCCTGACGTATCAGATGCGGGGACTGCATCATTAACAATAAATGTTCCAGATCCTGATTTCCACAATTTTGACTTGGGTCGAAGTGAAAATTCTTTTGAAGAAGACCAGGTCTGGGCTGCGTATGACAATGATGATGGAATGCCCCGATTCTATGCTCGAATTCACAAGGTGATCTCGTTAAAGCCTTTTAAGATGAAAATTAGTTGGCTAAATTCAAGAAGCAACAGTGAATTTGGTTTTCTAGACTGGATAGGCTCTGGTTTCACCAAAACTTGTGGGGAGTTCAGAAGTGGCAGACATGAAATAAGTGAAACATTGAATTATTTCTCCCACAAGGTTCAGTGGACAAAAGGTACGCGTGGAGTAATTAGAATATTTCCTAGGAAGGGGGATGTCTGGGCTCTTTACAGGAACTGGTCTCCGGATTGGAATGAACATACCCCGAATGAAGTGATACACAAATATGACATGGTGGAAGTGCTTGATGATTATAACGGGGAACAAGGAGTCTCTGTGGTCCCTCTAGTCAAGGTTACTGGTTTTACTACAGTTTTTCATAAGCATATGGACCCCAAGGAAGTCAGGAGGATTCCTAGAGGGGAGATGTTTCGCTTTTCACATCAGGTTCCTAATTACTTGCTTACAGGCCGAGAAGCTCATAATGCTCCAATGGGATGCCGTGAGTTAGACCCAGCAGCCACCCCCTTAGAGCTACTTGAGGTAATTAATGAAGCCAATGAGACATCTGTGGAGGATAATTCTCTGAAATCTGATAAAGAGTCCTTAAAGAGTGCAAGAGAACTTGCGGCAGATGGACAGGGGGAGATGGTTGATGAAAATGCCCGGGAAGGGTAG
- the LOC107937632 gene encoding abscisic acid receptor PYL8, producing the protein MNGNSNGFGSAGAVAATEFVRRHHRHETGENQCSSAVVKRIKAPVPLVWSLVRRFDQPQKYKPFVSRCVAQGNLEIGSLREVDVKSGLPATTSTERLELLDDDEHILSIRIIGGDHRLKNYSSIISLHPEIIDGRPGTLVIESFVVDVPEGNTKDETCYFVEALIKCNLKSLADVSEGLAVQDRTEPIDL; encoded by the exons atgaatggGAATAGCAATGGATTTGGGAGTGCCGGTGCGGTGGCGGCGACTGAGTTTGTAAGGAGACATCATCGACATGAGACTGGAGAGAATCAGTGTAGTTCTGCCGTCGTCAAGCGGATCAAAGCTCCTGTTCCTCTC gttTGGTCTCTGGTGAGGCGATTTGACCAACCTCAAAAGTATAAACCCTTTGTCAGCCGGTGTGTTGCACAAGGAAACCTTGAAATTGGGAGTCTTAGAGAAGTTGATGTCAAGTCAGGGCTACCAGCTACTACAAGCACTGAAAGACTCGAACTCCTTGATGATGATGAGCATATCCTCAGCATCCGGATTATTGGTGGGGATCATAGACTTAAG AACTACTCGTCAATCATCTCACTCCATCCAGAGATCATAGATGGCAGACCTGGGACTCTAGTCATTGAATCCTTTGTGGTGGATGTGCCCGAGGGAAACACAAAGGATGAGACATGCTACTTTGTTGAAGCTTTGATCAAGTGCAATCTCAAATCTCTTGCAGATGTTTCAGAAGGGCTAGCAGTGCAGGACCGGACAGAACCCATTGATCTTTGA